The Spirochaetota bacterium genome has a segment encoding these proteins:
- a CDS encoding zinc-ribbon domain-containing protein, with amino-acid sequence MIVRCTSCKSAFAVDDDKVMGKKFAFTCPKCDHENIIDNRKEAVASMTGPTVIDEAHNETPARSSRDKAAIGTGPESMFDEVPAPHVPERAAKRDLLADDEMLLDDSVMVDTDDLSGLAEPEKIEGMDTSIDHSDLPPADDMRSDVPLDDLNIDDDLKDLGITDIDLETEETHPKKKGKTAGKEEDSITFDDLDLDIDTGASDSSLILDEMEPKSVAEEPIELDEIDDIEKLLAEDEKKKEIIDDFEPLEVESEHIASKRLEPDMVLDEEIQTEEVYRAKDSMEDESITIDLDNLDIDLEEGGDVTDKPKGKATAAPGGAEKEGVLHDDEDESITIDIDNLDIDLEEGGDVTDKPKGKATAASGGAEKEGVLHDDEDESITIDLDNLDIDLEEGGDVTDKPKGKATAAPGGAEKEGMLHEDEDESITIDIDNLDIDLEEGGDVTDKPKGKATAAPGGAEKEGMLHEDEDESITIDIDTLDIDLEESKEISKGESHEELDLDLSDFSEETIQELEEVGKAPKDKDDEDITLDLNTLDISLEESNEIKKGEDLDEDEKLTLEDAGLTIEELTNDELITVSSKGEEKQDEDDFALSVDDMGPDIDMNQIEKELKEAESILVEQPRKKKDLLVVDELSDLPEIDFDKDLELIGVESGASKAAGAGIAIGAGMAAGAGISAISKNEDELFKLDDREKGIPGQGGLQKKIPDMVTRGAVNFSIDYSIKYSRFGAVLRLFGLFFLALIPHYIVFFVYNVLSIILGFINHIVVIFTEKNIEDFSEIHENTLRYLLSISASSIGIVEEMPIYAGRDNIDYPLQMRIVFPLRSSRLLAFLRLSGIGIILLTLPHLVIMGLMSIVIPIVFIVGILSVLITGGWPHVLFDFMTRYYQYVARVLAFSIGIIDVYPKFKFD; translated from the coding sequence ATGATAGTCAGATGTACGAGCTGTAAATCTGCTTTTGCCGTTGATGACGATAAGGTCATGGGTAAAAAATTCGCATTTACCTGTCCGAAATGCGACCATGAAAATATAATCGACAACAGGAAAGAAGCGGTGGCTTCAATGACGGGACCGACTGTCATAGATGAAGCGCACAACGAAACACCGGCGCGTTCTTCCCGGGATAAAGCCGCGATCGGCACCGGACCGGAAAGCATGTTCGATGAAGTCCCGGCGCCCCATGTTCCGGAGCGTGCGGCTAAGAGAGATCTTCTCGCCGATGACGAAATGCTTCTTGATGATTCGGTGATGGTCGATACCGATGATCTATCGGGACTTGCAGAACCGGAAAAAATTGAAGGTATGGATACGTCAATCGATCACAGCGACCTCCCTCCTGCTGATGATATGCGTTCCGACGTTCCATTGGACGATTTGAACATTGATGATGATTTAAAAGATCTCGGTATAACTGATATTGATCTGGAAACAGAGGAGACCCATCCTAAGAAAAAGGGAAAAACAGCCGGAAAGGAAGAAGATTCAATAACCTTCGATGACCTGGATCTGGATATCGACACGGGTGCATCAGACTCAAGCTTAATCCTTGATGAAATGGAGCCTAAAAGTGTCGCCGAAGAACCGATTGAACTGGATGAAATTGATGATATTGAAAAACTTCTTGCGGAAGATGAAAAGAAAAAGGAAATTATAGACGATTTTGAGCCACTTGAAGTAGAATCGGAACACATAGCTTCCAAACGCCTGGAGCCGGATATGGTTCTTGACGAGGAGATACAAACAGAAGAGGTCTACCGGGCTAAGGATTCAATGGAAGATGAGAGCATAACCATAGACCTTGATAATCTTGACATCGACCTGGAAGAGGGGGGCGATGTGACGGATAAGCCGAAAGGGAAGGCGACCGCCGCTCCCGGAGGCGCGGAGAAAGAGGGCGTGCTCCATGACGATGAAGATGAGAGCATAACCATAGATATTGATAATCTTGACATCGACCTGGAAGAGGGGGGCGATGTGACAGATAAGCCGAAAGGGAAGGCGACCGCCGCTTCCGGAGGTGCGGAGAAAGAGGGCGTGCTCCATGATGATGAAGATGAGAGCATAACCATAGACCTTGATAATCTTGACATCGACCTTGAAGAGGGGGGCGATGTGACGGATAAGCCGAAAGGGAAGGCGACCGCCGCTCCCGGAGGTGCGGAGAAAGAGGGCATGCTCCATGAAGATGAAGATGAGAGCATAACCATAGATATTGATAATCTTGACATCGACCTGGAAGAGGGGGGCGATGTGACGGATAAGCCGAAAGGGAAGGCGACTGCCGCTCCCGGAGGTGCGGAGAAAGAGGGCATGCTCCATGAAGATGAAGATGAGAGTATAACCATAGATATTGACACCCTTGATATAGACCTGGAGGAATCGAAAGAGATTTCTAAAGGGGAAAGCCACGAGGAGCTCGATCTCGATCTTTCAGATTTCTCAGAAGAGACAATTCAGGAACTGGAGGAAGTCGGAAAGGCCCCGAAGGACAAGGATGATGAGGATATTACGCTGGACCTGAATACGCTCGATATATCCCTCGAGGAAAGTAACGAGATAAAGAAGGGGGAGGACCTTGACGAAGACGAGAAACTGACCCTTGAGGATGCGGGCCTGACAATTGAAGAGTTGACCAATGATGAGTTAATAACGGTATCGTCTAAGGGAGAGGAAAAACAAGACGAAGATGATTTTGCATTGAGCGTTGATGATATGGGCCCAGACATCGACATGAATCAAATCGAGAAGGAATTGAAAGAAGCGGAATCAATCCTGGTGGAGCAACCACGAAAAAAGAAAGACCTTCTTGTTGTTGATGAATTGTCCGATCTTCCGGAAATAGATTTTGACAAGGATTTGGAGCTGATCGGTGTCGAATCCGGAGCGAGTAAAGCGGCTGGAGCAGGGATAGCAATCGGAGCAGGGATGGCGGCTGGAGCTGGCATTTCGGCTATCTCAAAAAATGAAGACGAATTGTTCAAGCTTGACGATAGAGAAAAAGGCATACCGGGGCAGGGTGGGCTTCAGAAGAAAATTCCCGACATGGTCACGCGCGGGGCCGTTAACTTTTCCATCGATTATTCCATAAAGTATTCACGGTTTGGCGCAGTCCTGAGGCTTTTTGGGCTCTTTTTTCTGGCCCTCATCCCGCACTATATAGTCTTCTTCGTGTATAATGTACTGTCAATCATTCTCGGATTTATCAATCATATTGTGGTAATTTTTACAGAGAAGAACATCGAGGATTTTTCGGAAATCCATGAAAATACCCTTCGATATCTTCTGTCAATAAGCGCTTCATCGATCGGTATCGTGGAGGAGATGCCTATCTACGCAGGTCGTGATAACATCGATTATCCGCTGCAGATGCGTATCGTCTTTCCTCTCCGCTCATCGAGACTGCTGGCGTTTCTCCGGTTGTCAGGGATCGGCATAATCCTGCTGACATTGCCGCACCTGGTTATCATGGGGCTTATGAGCATTGTCATACCCATAGTATTTATCGTAGGGATTCTCTCGGTCCTCATAACCGGCGGCTGGCCCCATGTGCTCTTTGATTTTATGACCAGGTATTACCAGTACGTCGCTCGGGTGCTGGCATTCAGCATCGGCATAATCGACGTGTATCCAAAGTTCAAGTTTGATTGA
- a CDS encoding STAS domain-containing protein has protein sequence MAVFQYSSSKQGPVTLITIGGSLDAETSPKFHSKIKGEIEKGARKVVCNMERLDYIASAGLGVLISANDELSKHGGEIRIAAMNEKIRKIFKLLGFLTLFKIFENDQQAIDSF, from the coding sequence ATGGCGGTATTTCAGTATTCATCATCAAAACAAGGACCAGTGACCCTTATTACAATAGGCGGGAGTTTGGACGCTGAGACCTCACCGAAATTTCATTCGAAAATCAAGGGTGAGATTGAAAAGGGAGCAAGGAAAGTCGTATGCAACATGGAACGACTGGACTATATTGCCAGTGCGGGGCTCGGTGTCCTCATCAGCGCCAATGATGAATTAAGCAAGCATGGCGGAGAGATAAGGATCGCCGCAATGAATGAAAAAATTAGGAAAATTTTCAAGCTACTCGGCTTTCTCACCCTGTTTAAAATTTTCGAAAATGATCAACAAGCCATTGACTCATTCTGA
- a CDS encoding ATP-binding protein translates to MAEIPDKITIDVPRIISKLDHVRDSVVEFLKQHDISEASASRIELSVYEAVVNIVEHSSHYKKNDTIHVECMLHGDEVIITINHFGDKFDITKAELPDIEKHYKSGKMRGLGIYFIMTLMDKVEYSHEAMQNTLTMTKKV, encoded by the coding sequence ATGGCGGAAATCCCTGATAAAATAACCATCGATGTGCCGAGGATAATCAGCAAATTGGATCATGTGCGGGATTCCGTGGTTGAATTCCTCAAACAGCATGATATCAGCGAGGCATCCGCATCTCGTATCGAATTGTCGGTATATGAAGCAGTGGTCAACATAGTCGAGCACTCTTCACATTATAAAAAAAATGACACGATCCATGTGGAATGCATGCTCCATGGCGATGAAGTGATCATTACCATAAATCATTTCGGGGATAAATTCGATATTACCAAGGCCGAACTGCCGGACATTGAAAAGCATTATAAATCCGGGAAGATGAGGGGCCTGGGTATATATTTCATCATGACCTTGATGGATAAGGTGGAATATTCCCATGAAGCCATGCAGAATACCCTGACCATGACAAAAAAAGTATAA
- a CDS encoding secondary thiamine-phosphate synthase enzyme YjbQ: MAESITVQSRASEELIDITGQIRSIIERSGITDGVCLVYTPHTTAAITINENADPAVRKDMIKGLRHLKFDEVIFSHAEGNSPAHLKSSLIGCSEMVIIENGRLCLGTWQGIYFCEFDGPRTRSVLVKFVNQT; the protein is encoded by the coding sequence ATGGCTGAATCAATCACCGTTCAAAGCAGGGCTTCAGAGGAACTAATCGATATCACCGGCCAGATCCGTTCCATTATTGAACGAAGCGGAATCACCGACGGGGTCTGCCTCGTATACACGCCCCACACAACGGCCGCCATCACTATCAATGAAAACGCCGACCCTGCCGTGCGAAAAGATATGATCAAAGGATTGCGCCACCTGAAATTCGACGAGGTCATTTTCAGCCATGCCGAGGGTAATTCACCGGCCCATCTAAAATCGTCCCTCATCGGATGCTCGGAGATGGTCATCATCGAAAACGGCCGCCTGTGCCTGGGTACATGGCAGGGGATCTATTTCTGCGAGTTTGACGGACCCAGAACCAGGTCGGTTCTGGTGAAGTTTGTCAATCAAACTTGA
- the surE gene encoding 5'/3'-nucleotidase SurE gives MKILLTNDDGIHSEGINSLFNIMSERHDVYMIAPRSEQSACSNAITVRTKLNIKKIGECKFSVNGFPADCVIIGLSGTFIPDIDLVVSGINHGPNVGDDLVFSGTVGAARTGYMFGKSAIAISINSYHRPSRYSDDASRFLVEFIEQNIHHGHGSSALPEEKRKDHKTGKHFFNINYPDLPIEKIQGCKMTYVGRRIYRDSFTTTDFNSDEAVVQMGGYIESIRADGSDTTELEKGFISITPLMTDCTDYGSLKKISGRSHG, from the coding sequence ATGAAAATTCTTTTAACAAACGATGATGGTATACATTCAGAAGGTATTAATTCATTATTCAATATAATGTCAGAACGTCATGATGTTTACATGATTGCGCCACGTAGCGAACAGAGCGCCTGTTCGAATGCCATCACGGTGCGAACCAAGCTGAATATTAAAAAAATCGGTGAATGCAAGTTTTCCGTAAACGGGTTTCCCGCCGATTGCGTTATCATAGGACTGAGCGGAACATTCATTCCCGATATTGATCTCGTTGTCTCAGGTATTAATCACGGTCCCAATGTGGGGGATGACCTGGTGTTTTCCGGCACAGTGGGAGCCGCTCGAACCGGCTACATGTTCGGCAAGTCCGCCATCGCCATATCAATTAATTCCTACCATCGTCCATCACGGTATTCAGATGATGCATCGCGGTTCCTTGTTGAATTCATCGAACAAAACATCCACCATGGACACGGCTCATCAGCGTTGCCGGAAGAAAAGAGAAAAGACCATAAAACTGGAAAACATTTTTTTAATATTAATTATCCCGATCTTCCCATTGAGAAAATTCAAGGGTGCAAAATGACCTATGTGGGAAGAAGAATCTACAGAGATTCCTTTACAACAACAGATTTCAATTCTGACGAAGCGGTGGTTCAGATGGGTGGATATATAGAATCGATCCGGGCCGATGGATCAGATACCACTGAGCTTGAAAAAGGCTTTATATCCATTACGCCATTGATGACGGATTGTACCGATTACGGTTCTTTGAAAAAAATATCAGGAAGAAGTCATGGCTGA
- a CDS encoding VWA containing CoxE family protein, which translates to MFINFFFSLKSHGVPVSIHEWMTLHHALSLNLNNCSLTDFYYIAKSILVKHEIHFDKYDMAFLDTFKDIETTDEMLEEILAGLKKVKELHLTEEEKKEIEQLNLDEILKNFEEQLKAGHYKDHVGGNKAIGTGGRSTQGAWGYNPAGIRIGQGESRHHRAVQIAEKRTFRNYSSDITLDTRQMKVALSHLRSLLPIGMGEKLNVEETIDATCKNAGEIELIWENKEKKASKVMLLMDVGGSMTPYAELASRLFSAASSQISKFKHYYFHNCIYQELWTDIERNKTISSQDLIRSEDNDYKVIIVGDGEMAPSELTWVNGAIDYWYHNDTPGIVWLQRFKDKFKNIIWLNPIPARSWNYVQTIRMIRGIFPMFELTLDGLDESVKYLMSGKCELYHN; encoded by the coding sequence ATGTTTATTAATTTCTTTTTTTCTCTCAAATCGCACGGCGTCCCTGTTTCCATCCATGAATGGATGACCCTCCATCACGCCCTGTCATTGAATCTGAACAACTGCAGCCTGACGGATTTCTATTATATCGCAAAATCGATCCTGGTAAAACATGAAATCCATTTCGATAAATACGACATGGCCTTTCTTGACACCTTCAAGGATATCGAGACCACCGATGAAATGCTGGAGGAGATACTTGCCGGCCTGAAAAAAGTCAAAGAGTTACATCTTACCGAAGAAGAGAAAAAAGAGATCGAGCAGCTCAATCTCGATGAAATCCTCAAGAATTTCGAGGAACAGTTAAAGGCCGGTCACTATAAAGATCACGTGGGAGGAAACAAGGCAATCGGCACCGGAGGGCGTTCGACCCAGGGGGCATGGGGGTATAATCCGGCTGGCATCCGCATCGGCCAGGGAGAATCGCGTCATCACAGGGCTGTCCAGATCGCGGAAAAAAGGACCTTCCGCAACTATTCCAGCGACATCACCCTGGACACGCGACAGATGAAGGTCGCCCTCTCTCACCTCCGTTCGCTCCTGCCCATCGGCATGGGCGAAAAGCTCAATGTTGAAGAAACAATCGATGCGACCTGCAAAAACGCCGGGGAGATCGAGCTCATATGGGAGAACAAGGAAAAGAAGGCATCAAAAGTCATGCTCCTTATGGACGTGGGCGGCTCCATGACTCCCTACGCTGAGCTGGCAAGCAGGCTCTTCTCTGCCGCCTCCTCCCAGATCAGCAAATTCAAGCATTATTATTTCCACAACTGCATATACCAGGAATTATGGACAGATATTGAAAGAAATAAGACCATATCATCGCAGGACCTGATACGGAGCGAGGACAATGACTATAAGGTGATTATCGTCGGGGACGGCGAAATGGCTCCTTCCGAATTGACCTGGGTGAACGGCGCCATAGACTACTGGTATCACAACGATACGCCCGGCATCGTATGGCTTCAGCGGTTCAAGGATAAATTCAAGAATATCATATGGCTCAATCCCATTCCCGCCCGCTCGTGGAACTATGTCCAGACCATCAGGATGATCCGGGGCATTTTCCCCATGTTTGAGCTCACCCTCGACGGGCTCGATGAAAGCGTTAAATACCTCATGTCGGGAAAGTGCGAATTATATCACAACTGA
- a CDS encoding DUF4234 domain-containing protein, producing MDEYIPENNLVVLFLLMIITCGFYYFWWLARVSRAFEDDPIINILLTIFTIGIWGLYLNLKYLQKSELMNGRDAKWYMILFLPCVFIFPIIIQHNLNEKFFPGR from the coding sequence ATGGATGAATATATACCTGAAAATAATCTCGTTGTCTTGTTTCTGTTGATGATCATAACCTGCGGTTTCTATTATTTCTGGTGGCTTGCACGGGTCAGCAGGGCCTTCGAGGATGATCCCATCATCAATATCCTGTTGACCATATTTACCATTGGAATATGGGGATTATATCTGAATTTGAAATATCTGCAAAAATCGGAACTAATGAATGGCCGGGATGCAAAATGGTACATGATCCTGTTTTTACCGTGTGTGTTTATATTCCCGATCATTATTCAGCATAATTTAAATGAAAAATTTTTCCCGGGTCGTTAA
- a CDS encoding MoxR family ATPase, giving the protein MNHFKGSDDYVLSQALRDNVNVSIALERPLIVKGEPGTGKTLLAHSIAKGLGKELIIWNIKSTTKAKEGLYVYDTVQRLNDARFGDGNVSDIKQYIKLGKLGEAFKSEEQVVLLIDEIDKAELEFPNDLLNELDEMSFYIPETGEIIKAKHRPIMIITSNSEKELPDPFLRRCIFHYIEFPDTELMEDIIKVHYPKIEKTLLREALKRFYWIREFDMLRKKPSTSELIDWLQALQVGGISAKAIEKELPFVGTLLKKKEDVDLVEKSGKSHYAYNTSMRTRDVY; this is encoded by the coding sequence ATGAATCATTTCAAGGGATCCGATGATTATGTATTGTCACAGGCTCTTAGGGACAATGTCAATGTTTCCATAGCCCTTGAGCGTCCTCTCATTGTTAAGGGAGAACCCGGGACCGGAAAGACACTGCTCGCCCATTCAATCGCAAAGGGTCTTGGAAAGGAGCTCATCATATGGAATATAAAATCCACGACCAAGGCGAAAGAAGGTCTCTATGTTTATGACACCGTACAGAGGCTTAATGATGCCCGATTCGGTGACGGGAACGTATCTGATATAAAGCAGTATATCAAGCTTGGCAAGCTGGGAGAGGCCTTTAAATCGGAAGAGCAGGTCGTTCTCCTCATCGATGAGATTGACAAGGCTGAATTGGAATTCCCCAACGATCTCCTGAACGAGCTTGACGAGATGAGTTTCTATATCCCTGAAACGGGCGAGATCATCAAGGCGAAGCACCGTCCCATCATGATCATAACCTCCAACAGCGAAAAGGAGCTGCCTGATCCGTTCCTACGCCGCTGCATATTCCATTACATCGAGTTCCCTGATACTGAGCTCATGGAAGACATCATCAAAGTGCATTATCCAAAAATCGAGAAAACCCTTCTCAGGGAGGCGCTGAAGCGCTTTTACTGGATCCGTGAATTCGACATGCTCAGGAAAAAGCCCTCCACGAGCGAGCTTATTGACTGGCTCCAGGCACTTCAGGTAGGCGGCATTTCTGCGAAGGCCATAGAAAAAGAGCTCCCCTTTGTCGGAACCCTTCTCAAGAAGAAGGAGGATGTCGATCTGGTTGAAAAATCTGGGAAGTCCCATTATGCTTACAATACCAGCATGAGGACCAGGGATGTTTATTAA
- a CDS encoding STAS domain-containing protein, giving the protein MKYQHKITSDMISSIPVIIIEGDLTSDADSDAKGVYSDVKEKYSSQKIIVNFENTKYINSSGIATLIHIIQDVNEKGGTIAFVGMSDHLKKVMNIVGISDFVQIYNSNNDAIKAM; this is encoded by the coding sequence ATGAAATATCAGCATAAAATAACATCGGATATGATCAGCAGCATCCCCGTAATAATTATCGAGGGAGATTTAACATCTGATGCGGATAGTGATGCAAAGGGTGTTTATTCTGATGTGAAGGAAAAATATTCTTCGCAAAAAATCATTGTTAATTTTGAAAATACCAAGTATATCAATTCTTCCGGTATTGCAACGCTGATCCACATCATACAGGATGTTAATGAAAAGGGCGGAACCATAGCCTTTGTTGGCATGTCGGACCATCTAAAGAAAGTAATGAACATAGTCGGTATATCAGATTTCGTCCAGATTTATAACTCAAACAATGATGCGATAAAAGCCATGTAA
- a CDS encoding tetratricopeptide repeat protein codes for MADITIQDKIDGFLNSAMKKFVIRDYEKAIRDLKSAEMLDRENPEILYNIGVSYCRMGLDRSAIEYFKKILKLKQTFIDSLVVKKLLAYALIRLKQYDESLDLLQQVMQLLPSDAAALNMKGYCLEALGRLDDALQVYTTIIEHEKGNYNAYNSIAYILSKSGGDLAKALKYARIAYDANNNNPAYLDTMGYVYLKMGNIDLARQYLALALEKAPLSDEIKNHILECEKKGAL; via the coding sequence ATGGCTGATATTACAATCCAGGATAAAATAGATGGTTTTCTCAATTCAGCCATGAAAAAGTTCGTAATCCGGGATTATGAAAAGGCAATCCGGGATCTGAAATCCGCTGAAATGCTGGACAGGGAGAACCCGGAAATACTTTACAATATTGGCGTGAGTTATTGCCGCATGGGTCTGGATAGGTCGGCCATAGAGTACTTTAAGAAGATATTGAAGCTCAAGCAAACCTTTATCGATTCCCTGGTTGTCAAGAAACTGCTTGCCTATGCCCTGATCCGATTGAAACAATATGACGAATCACTGGATCTCTTGCAACAGGTCATGCAGTTACTTCCGTCAGATGCGGCAGCATTAAACATGAAGGGATACTGCCTGGAGGCCCTGGGCAGACTTGATGATGCATTGCAGGTGTATACAACTATCATTGAGCATGAAAAAGGTAATTACAACGCCTATAATTCAATTGCTTATATACTGTCAAAATCCGGGGGGGATCTTGCGAAGGCATTGAAATACGCTCGTATCGCCTATGATGCAAATAATAATAATCCGGCATATCTTGACACTATGGGGTATGTGTATTTAAAAATGGGTAACATTGATCTTGCCAGGCAATATTTAGCCTTAGCATTGGAAAAAGCGCCCCTTTCAGATGAGATAAAAAATCATATTCTGGAATGTGAAAAAAAGGGTGCTTTATGA
- a CDS encoding FGGY-family carbohydrate kinase, whose product MAEKTKIIEDLIFVIDAGTQSIRAALIDLQGTIRDIVKTPIEPYFSEQPGWAEQDPEYYWKVLCLTCKKLMKKNSTRVSAIRGVTITTQRGTVVNLDKLGNPLRPAITWLDQRKAEKKEWPPLHLAAALKAVKMYESAVHTYRETESNWIRQYQPKLWEQTHKFLLISGFFSYRLTGEYVDSIGSTVGYVPFDYKAHTWMKKSDIKWGIFDYDLSLMPSLVKPTEIMGQITKKAARETGIPAGLPVIAAAADKACEVLGSGCLTPKIACLSYGTTATIETTNDKYTEVVPFFPPYPSAVPGAYNTEVMIFRGYWMVSWFKKEFGLREVEIAQKKKIPPEALFDELVRNIPPGSMGLTLQPYWSPGVKIPGPEAKGAIIGFGDVHTRAHIYRAILEGLAYALKEGAARTEKRNKIKIERLRVSGGGSQSSVAMQITADIFNLPAERPHTYETSALGAAIDAAVGLSLYPDFTSAVKAMTRTRDTFEPIPENRDIYEKLYEKIYLKMYDRLKTFYDDIRDITGYPQKIH is encoded by the coding sequence ATGGCTGAAAAGACAAAAATAATTGAAGATTTAATTTTCGTTATAGATGCCGGCACCCAATCCATTCGAGCAGCACTGATTGACCTCCAGGGAACTATTCGCGATATCGTTAAGACACCCATAGAGCCGTATTTCTCCGAACAACCTGGCTGGGCTGAACAGGATCCGGAATACTACTGGAAAGTCCTTTGCCTCACCTGCAAAAAACTCATGAAAAAAAATTCCACCCGCGTCAGTGCAATTCGGGGCGTGACTATTACAACACAGCGGGGAACGGTCGTAAACCTTGACAAACTGGGGAATCCTCTCCGGCCGGCCATTACCTGGCTGGACCAGCGAAAGGCGGAAAAAAAGGAATGGCCGCCGCTCCATCTGGCTGCGGCGTTAAAAGCGGTAAAGATGTATGAATCGGCTGTGCATACATACCGTGAAACAGAATCGAATTGGATTCGGCAGTACCAGCCGAAGCTCTGGGAGCAAACTCACAAGTTTCTTCTTATTTCCGGTTTTTTCTCATACCGACTCACCGGAGAGTACGTCGATTCAATCGGCAGCACCGTGGGATATGTTCCCTTCGATTATAAGGCTCATACTTGGATGAAGAAGAGCGACATCAAGTGGGGCATTTTTGATTATGACCTCTCCCTTATGCCGTCACTGGTCAAACCGACAGAGATAATGGGTCAGATAACCAAAAAGGCTGCCCGTGAGACCGGCATCCCGGCTGGCCTGCCGGTCATTGCCGCTGCGGCGGATAAGGCTTGCGAGGTCCTCGGATCAGGCTGTCTTACACCGAAAATCGCCTGCCTGAGCTATGGGACCACTGCGACCATCGAGACCACCAATGATAAATACACGGAAGTGGTTCCATTTTTCCCTCCCTATCCGAGCGCGGTGCCCGGCGCATATAATACCGAAGTCATGATCTTCCGCGGCTACTGGATGGTTAGCTGGTTTAAGAAAGAATTCGGCCTTCGTGAAGTAGAGATCGCACAAAAGAAGAAGATCCCGCCGGAAGCTCTTTTCGACGAACTGGTGAGGAATATTCCGCCTGGTTCCATGGGGCTCACCCTTCAACCATACTGGTCGCCGGGTGTGAAAATACCGGGACCGGAGGCGAAGGGGGCCATTATCGGGTTCGGCGATGTGCACACCAGGGCCCATATCTACCGCGCGATTTTGGAAGGTCTTGCCTATGCACTGAAGGAAGGCGCGGCACGGACTGAAAAGAGGAATAAAATAAAAATCGAGCGGCTTCGCGTGTCCGGTGGAGGATCACAGAGTTCCGTGGCCATGCAGATTACCGCTGATATTTTCAACTTGCCGGCTGAAAGGCCTCACACCTATGAAACATCAGCCCTGGGCGCTGCCATTGACGCGGCAGTAGGGCTTTCACTCTATCCTGATTTTACCAGTGCCGTTAAGGCCATGACTCGGACTCGGGACACCTTTGAGCCGATTCCTGAAAACAGGGATATATATGAAAAACTGTATGAAAAGATATACTTAAAAATGTATGACCGGTTAAAAACGTTCTATGATGATATCAGGGATATCACCGGGTATCCGCAAAAAATACATTAA
- a CDS encoding peptidylprolyl isomerase produces MVEEGKFVQIQYTGTFDNGEIFDSNVDGDPLEFQVGSGSIIVGLDRAVIGMNIDDEKKISISPEDGYGEYNNDFVMNIPLAEMQSNFNPEPGMIISIQMENGSLIPARITEVNGETVILDLNHPLAGKTLHFAVKILAINNEAQLESGCSCCDDDSCSSGSCGEGGCSC; encoded by the coding sequence ATGGTTGAAGAAGGAAAATTCGTACAGATCCAATATACCGGGACCTTTGACAATGGAGAAATTTTCGATTCCAATGTGGACGGAGACCCTCTTGAATTCCAGGTCGGTTCAGGTTCGATTATCGTCGGGCTCGACCGTGCGGTGATCGGCATGAACATCGATGACGAAAAAAAAATATCGATCAGCCCGGAAGACGGCTACGGCGAATACAACAATGATTTTGTCATGAACATACCTCTGGCCGAGATGCAGTCCAATTTCAACCCCGAGCCGGGAATGATCATATCCATCCAGATGGAAAACGGCAGTCTCATTCCGGCGAGGATAACCGAGGTCAATGGGGAAACGGTTATACTCGACCTCAATCATCCCCTTGCCGGGAAGACCCTTCACTTCGCAGTGAAAATTCTCGCCATCAACAACGAAGCACAGCTGGAGAGCGGCTGCAGCTGCTGTGATGACGATTCATGCAGCAGCGGATCCTGCGGTGAAGGAGGGTGCTCCTGCTGA